In the genome of Bradyrhizobium ottawaense, the window GATCCTGCTCAACGAGATGGACTACGCGCCGGCCAAAATCGACGTCAAGCGCGGCGAACAGGTCCGTTTCGTGCTGCGCAATGTCGGCAAGGAGGACCATGAATTCCTGCTCGCCACGCCCAAGGAGAATCTCGCGCATGCGGTGGAGATGAAGAAGCATCCGCACATGGAGCACGACGATCCCAACGGTGTCAGGCTCGCACCGAACAAGACGGCCGAGATCCTCTGGAAGTTCAGCAAGGCCGGCACGTTCGAATTTTCGTGCCTCATTCCCGACCATCGCGACTACGGCATGGTCGGCCACGTCACCGTGAAGTAGCGACAAGGAGCCTCCCATGAACCGCATCATCCGCATTGCCGCAGCGCTGACGCTGGCTGTCGGCCTTAC includes:
- a CDS encoding cupredoxin domain-containing protein gives rise to the protein MKTIKLGLALAALSTAPVLAHDKHGHASFSAGEPGDPNKPARTIEILLNEMDYAPAKIDVKRGEQVRFVLRNVGKEDHEFLLATPKENLAHAVEMKKHPHMEHDDPNGVRLAPNKTAEILWKFSKAGTFEFSCLIPDHRDYGMVGHVTVK